From Haloglomus litoreum, the proteins below share one genomic window:
- a CDS encoding ABC transporter ATP-binding protein, whose protein sequence is MLEVDGISSSYDDVQVLWDVSLSVEEGELVTLIGNNGAGKTTTLRNIMGWLSPLSGDIQFKGQSIVDTPVDERAGLGLTIAPEDEGVYPDMSVIDNLRLGAYGADAETKTERLDRIFDLFPRLEERRSQYASTLSGGERQMLNISNALMGDPDLILIDEPSIGLAPMLATELLEEIAAINDQGTTVLLVEQNVNKALDIADRAYVLENGRISDEGEAAEIMNSDEIMKAYMGG, encoded by the coding sequence ATGCTTGAAGTCGACGGCATCTCCTCGAGCTACGACGACGTCCAGGTACTCTGGGACGTGTCGCTATCGGTCGAGGAGGGCGAGCTGGTGACGCTCATCGGCAACAACGGTGCGGGCAAGACCACGACGCTCCGGAACATCATGGGCTGGCTCAGTCCGCTCTCGGGAGACATCCAGTTCAAGGGCCAGTCGATCGTCGACACGCCGGTCGACGAGCGGGCCGGCCTCGGGCTGACAATCGCGCCCGAGGACGAGGGCGTCTACCCGGACATGTCCGTCATCGACAACCTCCGACTGGGCGCGTACGGTGCGGACGCGGAGACGAAGACCGAACGGCTCGACCGCATCTTCGACCTGTTCCCACGGCTGGAGGAGCGCCGGAGCCAGTACGCCAGCACGCTGAGCGGGGGTGAGCGGCAGATGCTCAACATCTCCAACGCGCTGATGGGTGACCCCGACCTCATCCTCATCGACGAGCCGTCGATCGGGCTGGCCCCGATGCTTGCGACGGAGCTGCTGGAGGAGATCGCGGCGATCAACGACCAGGGAACGACGGTGCTGCTGGTCGAGCAGAACGTCAACAAGGCCCTCGACATCGCCGACCGGGCCTACGTCCTCGAGAACGGCCGCATCAGCGACGAGGGGGAGGCGGCCGAGATCATGAACAGCGACGAGATCATGAAAGCGTACATGGGGGGCTGA
- a CDS encoding ABC transporter ATP-binding protein, with translation MTELLRCEGLTKRFGGLTAVDNVDMTLESGKIYSLIGPNGAGKTTTFNMIAGALEPTEGSITFGGEDITGFAQHEACQAGIARTFQTPRPFTSQTVFQNVTFAQQAGAGRLDREEARRLLEFVELGGKADLPAGDLTVVQQKRLDLARALATDPELLLLDEIMAGLNPSEMNDFLDLIREINERRNVFVIEHIMDAIMDISDRILVLQNGQKIAEGTPEEISSNDDVIKAYLGEEFLEHA, from the coding sequence ATGACTGAGCTGTTGCGCTGTGAGGGGCTGACGAAGCGGTTCGGCGGCCTCACCGCCGTCGACAACGTGGACATGACGCTGGAGAGCGGGAAGATCTACAGCCTCATCGGCCCGAACGGCGCCGGGAAGACGACGACGTTCAACATGATCGCCGGCGCGCTCGAACCCACGGAAGGGTCGATCACGTTCGGCGGGGAGGACATCACCGGGTTCGCCCAGCACGAGGCGTGCCAGGCGGGCATCGCCCGGACGTTCCAGACCCCGCGCCCGTTCACCAGTCAGACGGTGTTCCAGAACGTCACGTTCGCACAGCAGGCCGGAGCCGGCAGACTCGACCGGGAGGAGGCCCGGCGTCTCCTCGAGTTCGTCGAGCTGGGCGGGAAGGCCGACCTGCCCGCCGGCGACCTGACGGTCGTCCAGCAGAAGCGGCTCGACCTGGCGCGTGCGCTCGCCACCGACCCCGAGCTCCTCCTGCTCGACGAGATCATGGCGGGGCTGAACCCGTCGGAGATGAACGACTTCCTGGACCTGATCCGGGAGATCAACGAGCGCCGGAACGTATTCGTCATCGAACACATCATGGACGCAATCATGGACATATCGGACCGCATCCTCGTTCTCCAGAACGGGCAGAAGATCGCAGAGGGGACGCCCGAGGAGATCTCCTCGAACGACGACGTGATCAAGGCGTACCTCGGGGAGGAGTTCCTAGAACATGCTTGA
- a CDS encoding branched-chain amino acid ABC transporter permease: protein MSLLSSFDPHEWDRYGFAIGGILVLALAALPFVTENSYLTGLVFTTVMFVTLASSWNLLSGYTGYISFGHVAFFGIGGYSSAILFTDAGLNLYVALLGGGLFATVVSLPVAAATIRLSDVYFSIIMLAFAELMLQVAVTLDITGGTQGKVLPIGDYELVTYELMLALAVATVLTSYLVVRSYFGLTLSAIHDDEEAASSVGLNTTWYKIGAFVLSAIFPAIAGGIAAIYWLYINPSTMFAVTTSGDMMIMSVIGGMGTVIGPILGAALMTPVRAETQAAYPFFHGIVFGLLFMLLVLTVPNGLVSVFGKSNRLDGIVRRLRSPDDTATEGRDD, encoded by the coding sequence ATGAGCCTCCTCTCGTCGTTCGATCCCCACGAGTGGGACCGATACGGGTTCGCCATCGGCGGCATCCTCGTCCTCGCCCTGGCCGCGCTCCCGTTCGTCACCGAGAACAGCTACCTGACGGGGCTGGTGTTCACGACGGTGATGTTCGTGACGCTGGCCAGCAGCTGGAACCTCCTCAGCGGGTACACCGGCTACATCTCCTTCGGGCACGTGGCCTTCTTCGGTATCGGTGGGTACAGCTCCGCGATCCTCTTCACGGACGCCGGGCTGAACCTCTACGTGGCCCTGCTCGGCGGTGGACTGTTCGCCACGGTCGTCTCCCTGCCCGTCGCTGCCGCGACGATCCGGCTGAGCGACGTCTACTTCTCGATCATCATGCTCGCGTTCGCCGAGCTGATGCTGCAGGTCGCGGTCACCCTCGACATCACCGGTGGCACACAGGGGAAGGTCCTCCCCATCGGGGACTACGAACTCGTCACCTACGAGCTCATGCTGGCGCTGGCCGTCGCGACGGTGCTGACCAGCTATCTGGTCGTCCGGTCGTACTTCGGCCTCACGCTGTCGGCGATCCACGACGACGAGGAGGCCGCCAGCTCGGTGGGCCTCAACACGACGTGGTACAAGATCGGCGCGTTCGTACTGAGCGCCATCTTCCCCGCCATTGCGGGTGGTATCGCGGCCATCTACTGGCTGTACATCAACCCGTCGACGATGTTCGCGGTCACGACCTCGGGCGACATGATGATCATGAGCGTCATCGGCGGGATGGGGACGGTCATCGGGCCCATCCTGGGCGCCGCGCTGATGACGCCGGTCCGTGCGGAGACGCAGGCGGCGTACCCGTTCTTCCACGGCATCGTCTTCGGGCTCCTGTTCATGCTGCTCGTACTGACCGTCCCGAACGGGCTCGTGTCGGTCTTCGGCAAGTCCAACCGGCTCGATGGCATCGTGCGGCGCCTCAGGAGCCCGGACGACACTGCCACGGAGGGTCGAGATGACTGA
- a CDS encoding branched-chain amino acid ABC transporter permease, with protein sequence MIDPSALQLVGVDVSTIVRVVTGGLVLGALWALVALGLNLIFGVMRVINLAHGEFVVFGAFGTLLLNETLGIHPAIGILLLLPVFFLAGVAIQYLVIDRVLESDDPELISLLATFGLFLFLNNVARAVFGVDPRSLQSAPLDQTISVLGVNITYARIYALVLATVAMVALYYLMTRTEFGRAMRGTVQNPRLAQAAGINRDRIYYAAFGLSAILAAIAGAMIGMVYTVSVDTGFAYLIFGFLVIVFGGMGSFTGALFGALILGMIGSVSGYVFDPGIRNLVLLLILVVTLFVKPTGLFGGARV encoded by the coding sequence ATGATAGATCCCAGTGCACTGCAGCTAGTCGGCGTCGATGTCAGTACCATCGTGCGGGTCGTGACCGGTGGGCTCGTGCTCGGAGCGCTCTGGGCACTCGTCGCGCTGGGGCTGAACCTCATCTTCGGCGTGATGCGCGTGATCAACCTGGCCCACGGCGAGTTCGTCGTCTTCGGAGCGTTCGGGACGCTGCTGCTCAACGAGACGCTGGGTATCCACCCGGCCATCGGGATCCTGCTGTTGCTCCCGGTGTTCTTCCTCGCCGGAGTCGCGATCCAGTATCTCGTCATCGACAGGGTGCTGGAGTCGGACGACCCGGAACTCATCTCGCTGCTCGCCACCTTCGGGCTGTTCCTGTTCCTCAACAACGTGGCCCGGGCCGTCTTCGGCGTCGACCCGCGGAGCCTGCAGTCGGCTCCCCTCGACCAGACCATCAGCGTCCTCGGCGTCAACATCACGTACGCCCGGATCTACGCGCTCGTGCTCGCGACGGTCGCCATGGTCGCGCTGTACTACCTGATGACCCGGACGGAGTTCGGGCGGGCGATGCGGGGTACCGTCCAGAATCCGCGGCTGGCACAGGCCGCCGGCATCAACCGGGACCGGATCTACTACGCCGCGTTCGGCCTCTCGGCCATCCTGGCTGCAATCGCCGGCGCGATGATCGGGATGGTGTACACAGTCTCCGTCGACACGGGCTTTGCCTACCTGATCTTCGGCTTCCTCGTCATCGTCTTCGGCGGGATGGGGAGCTTCACGGGGGCGTTGTTCGGCGCGCTCATCCTCGGGATGATCGGATCGGTCAGCGGCTACGTGTTCGACCCCGGGATCAGGAACCTGGTGCTGTTGTTGATCCTCGTCGTGACGCTGTTCGTGAAGCCGACCGGCCTGTTCGGAGGTGCCCGCGTATGA
- a CDS encoding amino acid ABC transporter substrate-binding protein — translation MSSRVSRRGYLKGSLGAVALASTAGCAGLGGGGGGGTLEFGYSASLSGPTAVLGEQYHTGFQIWRDHVNENGGILDNEVELVHYDDESSPDRARELANRLASEDEVDFLFGPYGSPNNFSASVVSQQQQIPMVSGASSDPEIFSRGLEYYYSTLSKTDQYGKSFPEFLTSVDWGSYDMSEPTTVAVAKADAAYTSTLGDAFVESFEGSGFDVVYQEEYPLDLQDFSNIISAIDNADPDVLCLCGFPADEARFGEQAQQADLNVGIHYQNYSSQTVIVDTLGEQVDYMFNGAWWDRRYEYERVDTYVEMWDERKDTVAEMPMSYATAAGMVYENAIEEAGSTNADDVNQALANTDIETTLGRTQFHETGWNLHQYENEAVRQWQDQEMTLLYPDDFATGDPWLPTPEWGNRDSAP, via the coding sequence ATGTCTAGCAGGGTGAGCAGGCGGGGCTATCTCAAAGGTTCGCTCGGGGCCGTCGCCCTCGCGTCGACCGCCGGCTGTGCCGGCCTCGGCGGTGGCGGCGGCGGTGGAACGCTGGAGTTCGGGTACTCGGCGTCACTGTCGGGACCGACCGCGGTGCTCGGCGAGCAGTACCACACCGGGTTCCAGATCTGGCGAGACCACGTCAACGAGAACGGCGGCATCCTCGACAACGAGGTGGAACTCGTCCACTACGACGACGAGAGCAGTCCCGACAGGGCGCGCGAGCTGGCGAACCGACTCGCCTCCGAGGACGAGGTCGACTTCCTGTTCGGCCCGTACGGGAGTCCGAACAACTTCTCGGCGTCGGTCGTCTCACAGCAACAGCAGATCCCGATGGTCAGCGGCGCGTCGTCGGACCCCGAGATCTTCAGCCGGGGGCTCGAGTACTACTACTCGACGCTCAGCAAGACCGACCAGTACGGCAAGTCGTTCCCGGAGTTCCTCACCTCGGTCGACTGGGGCTCCTACGACATGTCCGAGCCCACCACTGTCGCGGTCGCGAAGGCCGACGCCGCGTACACGAGCACGCTCGGCGACGCGTTCGTCGAGAGCTTCGAGGGGTCCGGCTTCGACGTGGTCTACCAGGAGGAGTACCCGCTCGACCTGCAGGACTTCTCGAACATCATCAGCGCGATCGACAACGCCGACCCCGACGTCCTCTGTCTGTGCGGGTTCCCCGCCGACGAGGCCCGCTTCGGCGAACAGGCCCAGCAGGCCGATCTGAACGTCGGTATCCACTACCAGAACTACAGCTCCCAGACCGTCATCGTCGACACCCTTGGTGAGCAGGTGGACTACATGTTCAACGGCGCGTGGTGGGACCGACGCTACGAGTACGAGCGCGTCGACACCTACGTGGAGATGTGGGACGAACGCAAGGACACGGTCGCGGAGATGCCGATGTCGTACGCGACGGCCGCTGGGATGGTGTACGAGAACGCCATCGAGGAGGCCGGCTCGACCAACGCCGACGACGTGAACCAGGCGCTCGCCAACACCGACATCGAGACGACGCTGGGACGGACCCAGTTCCACGAGACGGGCTGGAACCTCCACCAGTACGAGAACGAGGCGGTCAGACAGTGGCAGGACCAGGAGATGACGCTGCTCTATCCCGACGACTTCGCGACGGGCGATCCGTGGCTCCCGACTCCGGAGTGGGGCAACCGAGACAGCGCCCCCTGA
- a CDS encoding AMP-binding protein, whose product MAMDSTYAATEVERANEIGRIAAGDIAHRAGNRYPEKPAFVVPERDETVTFAEFDRRTNRAAHALREAGYEKGSRLAFVAGNSLQFLEAYFGALKAGVVPVFINPEITPADIAYEFDHSEADGLLVDDALHAKTAPLVADNDIETVAAFEWEGTDVPVPSFRTFTEGHDDGAVDIEIVDDLPKTTTGKVQKFELAEDWQTYYE is encoded by the coding sequence ATGGCAATGGATAGCACCTATGCCGCCACCGAGGTGGAGCGGGCGAACGAGATCGGGCGTATCGCCGCGGGAGACATCGCGCACCGGGCGGGGAACCGCTACCCGGAGAAGCCGGCGTTCGTCGTGCCCGAGCGCGACGAGACGGTCACGTTCGCCGAGTTCGACCGCCGGACGAACCGCGCAGCCCACGCGCTCCGCGAGGCCGGCTACGAGAAGGGGTCGCGACTCGCGTTCGTCGCGGGCAACTCCCTCCAGTTCCTGGAGGCGTACTTCGGCGCGCTCAAGGCCGGCGTCGTCCCCGTGTTCATCAACCCCGAGATCACCCCCGCGGACATCGCCTACGAGTTCGACCACTCCGAGGCGGACGGCCTTCTGGTCGACGACGCCCTCCACGCGAAGACCGCGCCGCTGGTCGCGGACAACGATATCGAGACGGTCGCGGCCTTCGAGTGGGAGGGGACCGACGTGCCGGTCCCTTCGTTCCGGACGTTCACCGAGGGCCACGACGACGGGGCGGTCGACATCGAGATCGTCGACGACCTCCCCAAGACGACGACCGGGAAGGTCCAGAAGTTCGAACTGGCCGAGGACTGGCAGACGTACTACGAGTAG
- a CDS encoding SDR family NAD(P)-dependent oxidoreductase has translation MRGLDEKTVVLTGGASGIGAATAKRFAAEGAEVVVTDVDTDGGRAVVEAIEADGGSAAFHELDVRSYDAVESVLDAVADTHGGIDVLFNNAGVGENRRFEETDIEHRDQIVDVNLNGVWNGCRAVLPLMKASGGGAIVNTASMAGWLPAPFTTYALTKAAVLHLTKSLAQELGRHDIRINAVCPGGIDTPMLREWYSEEEKTGMERRSAVDRLGEPAEVAACVAFLASDDASFVTGRALKVDGGFL, from the coding sequence ATGCGAGGACTCGACGAGAAGACCGTCGTGCTGACCGGCGGCGCTTCGGGGATCGGGGCAGCGACAGCGAAACGCTTCGCGGCCGAGGGTGCCGAGGTCGTGGTCACGGACGTCGACACGGACGGCGGCCGGGCGGTGGTCGAGGCCATCGAGGCCGACGGCGGCTCGGCGGCCTTCCACGAACTCGACGTTCGTTCGTACGACGCGGTCGAGTCCGTCCTGGACGCGGTGGCCGACACCCACGGCGGCATCGATGTCCTGTTCAACAACGCCGGCGTCGGCGAGAACCGCCGCTTCGAGGAGACGGACATCGAGCACCGCGACCAGATCGTCGATGTCAACCTCAACGGCGTCTGGAACGGCTGCCGGGCCGTCCTGCCGCTGATGAAGGCCAGTGGCGGCGGCGCCATCGTCAACACGGCCTCGATGGCCGGGTGGCTCCCAGCGCCGTTCACGACCTACGCGCTGACGAAGGCCGCCGTCCTGCATCTGACGAAGAGCCTCGCCCAGGAGCTCGGCCGCCACGACATCCGCATCAACGCCGTCTGTCCGGGGGGCATCGACACGCCGATGCTGCGGGAGTGGTACTCCGAGGAGGAGAAGACCGGGATGGAGCGGCGGAGCGCGGTCGACCGACTCGGCGAGCCTGCGGAGGTGGCGGCCTGCGTGGCGTTCCTCGCCAGCGACGACGCCTCGTTCGTCACCGGGCGCGCGCTGAAGGTCGACGGCGGCTTCCTCTGA
- a CDS encoding acyl-CoA synthetase yields the protein MSDSSTEGERLDAYHFYEREWESYDQLRAAFEWEVPERFNIAAFVCDRWATDPDRTAIHAETAAGDRRVYGFRDLYEMANGLANYLAAQGVERGDRVGVNLPQKPETAVAHLACWKLGAVSVPLSVKFGPDALGYRLEDSGAVACVVDAVNVEALREVRPSLPALETTLTVDAEPTAEERDLASAIADRSTTFETADTAAEDPAIIIYTSGTTGDPKGVLHAHRFFLGHLPLFLTDFCNVELRDEDVFWLPSEWSWIAVFDIVFPAWFYGKPVVAYQADGFDPAAAFELIDRYDVTVTFIPPTALRMMKTIEDTDAYDLGSLRTIAAGGEALDRDTFEWAFETFGEDVAVHEGYGQTEANMLVANCTALADYKIGKLGLPGPGHELAILDPESAEPTVPTGEVGEIGVRYEGDPVCFLEYWNKPERTDAKIENGWLLTGDLGWVDEDGYYAFESRKDDVIISAGYRISPEEIEETLTGHPAVAQAGVVGVPDAERGEVPKAFIELAPGREGTGGLRAELQDHVKSRLARYEYPREIVVREELPRTTTGKVRRSALTDEE from the coding sequence ATGAGTGATAGTAGCACGGAGGGGGAGCGACTGGACGCCTACCACTTCTACGAGCGGGAGTGGGAGAGCTACGACCAGCTCCGGGCGGCCTTCGAGTGGGAGGTCCCCGAGCGGTTCAACATCGCGGCGTTCGTCTGTGACCGGTGGGCGACGGATCCGGACCGGACGGCGATCCACGCCGAGACGGCGGCCGGCGACCGGCGGGTGTACGGCTTCCGCGATTTGTACGAGATGGCGAACGGGCTGGCGAACTACCTGGCCGCCCAGGGCGTCGAGCGGGGCGACCGGGTCGGCGTGAACCTGCCCCAGAAGCCGGAGACGGCGGTCGCGCACCTGGCCTGCTGGAAGCTGGGAGCCGTCTCGGTCCCGCTGAGCGTGAAGTTCGGGCCCGACGCGCTGGGCTACCGGCTCGAGGACTCGGGAGCGGTCGCCTGCGTCGTCGACGCTGTGAACGTGGAGGCGCTCCGAGAGGTTCGCCCGTCGCTCCCGGCGCTCGAGACGACGCTCACCGTCGACGCCGAGCCGACGGCGGAAGAGCGAGACCTGGCGAGCGCCATCGCGGACCGGTCGACGACGTTCGAGACCGCCGACACCGCCGCCGAGGACCCGGCGATCATCATCTACACATCCGGAACCACGGGTGACCCGAAGGGGGTGTTGCACGCCCACCGGTTCTTCCTGGGCCACCTCCCGCTGTTCCTCACGGACTTCTGCAACGTCGAACTCCGGGACGAGGACGTGTTCTGGCTCCCCTCGGAGTGGTCCTGGATCGCGGTGTTCGACATCGTGTTCCCGGCCTGGTTCTACGGGAAGCCGGTGGTCGCCTACCAGGCCGACGGGTTCGACCCGGCGGCGGCGTTCGAGTTGATCGACCGGTACGACGTGACGGTGACGTTCATCCCGCCGACCGCCCTCCGGATGATGAAGACGATCGAGGACACCGACGCGTACGACCTCGGGTCGCTGCGGACCATCGCTGCCGGCGGCGAGGCGCTGGACCGTGACACGTTCGAGTGGGCGTTCGAGACGTTCGGCGAGGACGTCGCGGTCCACGAGGGGTACGGGCAGACGGAGGCCAACATGCTCGTCGCGAACTGTACCGCGCTCGCGGACTACAAGATCGGCAAACTCGGGCTCCCGGGGCCGGGCCACGAACTCGCCATCCTCGACCCGGAGAGCGCCGAGCCGACCGTTCCGACGGGTGAGGTCGGCGAGATCGGGGTCCGGTACGAGGGCGACCCGGTCTGCTTTCTGGAGTACTGGAACAAGCCCGAGCGGACCGACGCCAAGATCGAGAACGGCTGGCTACTCACCGGTGACCTCGGGTGGGTCGACGAGGACGGCTACTACGCGTTCGAGAGCCGGAAGGACGACGTCATCATCTCGGCGGGCTACCGCATCAGCCCCGAGGAGATCGAGGAGACGCTGACGGGCCACCCCGCGGTCGCGCAGGCCGGCGTCGTCGGCGTCCCGGACGCCGAGCGCGGCGAGGTCCCGAAGGCGTTCATCGAGCTGGCGCCCGGTCGCGAGGGGACCGGGGGACTGCGGGCCGAGCTTCAGGACCACGTCAAGTCCCGGCTCGCCCGCTACGAGTATCCCCGGGAGATCGTCGTCAGGGAGGAACTCCCCCGGACCACGACTGGCAAGGTCCGGCGGAGCGCACTGACCGACGAGGAGTGA
- a CDS encoding dihydrolipoamide acetyltransferase family protein produces MEVVTLPKLGISDEGELVAWEVEIGDTVEEGDLLAVFESDKASAEVTATAGGVLLATYLDEGDVIDVDPGRPIAVVGESGETPPQYEDLLADEDARASATAGGTPGAGATQVAEESGGGGESGGVGDTDDGNDGGSSGITATPRAKRYAREVDVDLAAVEGTGPQGAVTEDDVVAYEELADTDPAGLTVTESRTLSGTRRTIAERLSRSAREKPHVMGTRQVSIERLETFHDRLEEAGPSLNDLILVAVARTLADYPAFNARYEDETHRLVEEVNVGYAVDTPKGLVVPVLRNLSGKDPAAVHEERRERVERVRADEHTAEDLQGGTFTVTNVGSLGVDVSHSIIDPPQVAILAIGRRKPAAFERDGTFVLERAITFSLTIDHRVLDGADTGRFLARLDDYLQEPDRLVE; encoded by the coding sequence ATGGAAGTAGTGACGCTGCCCAAACTTGGCATCAGCGACGAGGGCGAACTCGTCGCCTGGGAGGTCGAGATCGGCGACACGGTCGAGGAGGGCGACCTGCTGGCGGTGTTCGAGTCCGACAAGGCCAGCGCGGAGGTGACGGCGACCGCCGGTGGCGTCCTTCTGGCGACGTATCTCGACGAGGGCGACGTCATCGACGTCGACCCCGGACGCCCCATCGCGGTCGTCGGCGAGTCGGGTGAGACGCCGCCGCAGTACGAGGACCTGCTCGCGGACGAGGACGCCAGAGCGAGTGCCACAGCCGGGGGCACCCCTGGTGCGGGAGCGACGCAGGTGGCCGAGGAGTCTGGCGGTGGCGGCGAGTCCGGCGGTGTCGGAGACACCGACGACGGAAACGACGGGGGCTCGTCGGGAATCACGGCGACGCCGCGCGCGAAGCGCTACGCCCGGGAGGTTGATGTGGACCTCGCCGCGGTCGAGGGGACCGGCCCGCAGGGGGCGGTCACCGAGGACGATGTCGTCGCGTACGAGGAGTTGGCCGACACGGACCCGGCCGGACTGACGGTCACCGAGAGCCGGACGCTGTCGGGGACGCGGCGGACCATCGCCGAGCGTCTCTCCCGGAGCGCCCGCGAGAAGCCCCACGTGATGGGTACCCGGCAGGTGTCCATCGAGCGGCTCGAGACGTTCCACGACCGGCTGGAGGAGGCCGGCCCCTCGCTGAACGACCTCATCCTCGTCGCGGTGGCGCGGACCCTTGCGGACTACCCGGCGTTCAACGCCCGGTACGAGGACGAGACCCACCGGCTCGTCGAGGAGGTGAACGTCGGCTACGCGGTCGACACGCCGAAGGGGCTGGTCGTGCCGGTCCTCCGGAATCTGTCCGGGAAGGACCCCGCGGCGGTCCACGAGGAGCGCAGGGAGCGAGTCGAGCGCGTCCGGGCGGACGAGCACACGGCCGAGGATCTGCAGGGCGGGACGTTCACCGTGACGAACGTCGGGTCGCTCGGCGTCGACGTGTCCCACTCCATCATCGACCCCCCACAGGTCGCCATCCTGGCGATCGGCCGGCGCAAACCGGCCGCCTTCGAGCGTGATGGGACGTTCGTGCTGGAGCGAGCCATCACGTTCAGTCTCACCATCGACCACCGCGTCCTCGACGGGGCCGACACCGGGCGCTTTCTCGCCCGGCTCGACGACTACCTCCAGGAGCCCGATCGACTCGTGGAGTGA
- a CDS encoding alpha-ketoacid dehydrogenase subunit beta, whose product MTELSVSEALRAALDEELARDERVYVAGEDVGSFGGNFGETRSLQEKYGETRVRDTPLSEVGIAGHALGAAVGGLRPVAELQFADFAATAGDEMINQIPKMGYISGGQFSVPLTVLAPSGAGIRSGAQHSQSVHAWMGSQPGFVVVTLTTPYDAKGLLKSAIRDDNPVFVLPHKNLMGKRGEVPDEEYTLPLGEAAVEREGDDVTVVATQQLFYRAIEAAERLAGEIDVEVVNPRTFAPLDTETIRASVRKTGRLVAVDETPLRYGTQSHIVSEVTTNDFFSLDAPPQTVGVADTPIPFSPPLEDEVIPGTDGIVDAIRDTF is encoded by the coding sequence ATGACGGAGCTGTCCGTCAGCGAGGCGCTCCGGGCGGCGCTCGACGAGGAACTCGCGCGCGACGAGCGGGTGTACGTCGCCGGCGAGGACGTGGGCTCCTTCGGCGGGAACTTCGGTGAGACACGGTCGCTCCAGGAGAAGTACGGCGAGACGCGGGTCCGCGATACGCCCCTCTCGGAGGTCGGCATCGCGGGCCACGCGCTCGGGGCGGCGGTGGGCGGGCTGCGGCCCGTGGCCGAGTTGCAGTTCGCGGACTTCGCCGCGACCGCCGGCGACGAGATGATCAACCAGATCCCGAAGATGGGCTACATCAGCGGCGGCCAGTTCTCCGTCCCGCTGACGGTGCTGGCGCCGTCGGGTGCGGGTATCCGGTCGGGCGCCCAGCACTCCCAGAGCGTCCACGCCTGGATGGGCAGCCAGCCGGGGTTCGTCGTCGTCACCCTGACCACCCCGTACGACGCGAAGGGGTTGCTCAAGAGCGCGATCCGGGACGACAACCCCGTCTTCGTCCTTCCCCACAAGAACCTCATGGGGAAGCGCGGCGAGGTCCCCGACGAGGAGTACACGCTCCCGCTGGGTGAGGCTGCCGTCGAGCGCGAGGGCGATGATGTCACCGTCGTCGCGACCCAGCAGCTGTTCTACCGGGCGATCGAGGCCGCCGAACGACTCGCCGGCGAGATCGACGTGGAGGTGGTCAATCCACGGACGTTCGCTCCGCTCGACACCGAGACCATCCGCGCGAGTGTCCGCAAGACCGGTCGGCTCGTCGCCGTCGACGAGACGCCGCTGCGCTACGGCACCCAGAGCCACATCGTGAGCGAGGTGACGACGAACGACTTCTTCAGCCTCGATGCGCCGCCCCAGACGGTCGGCGTCGCGGACACCCCCATCCCGTTCAGCCCGCCGCTGGAAGACGAGGTGATACCCGGCACCGACGGGATCGTCGACGCGATCCGCGACACGTTCTGA